The following are encoded in a window of Strix aluco isolate bStrAlu1 chromosome 15, bStrAlu1.hap1, whole genome shotgun sequence genomic DNA:
- the MED9 gene encoding mediator of RNA polymerase II transcription subunit 9 isoform X2, with product MKTHLQGDSVLGSEDVSCKFAYIQGRVLFPVVWVRRKFSQAGLADIFNLVQSNSIAAEVPAYGSMSGSCVLLPHLLTPACPCPPRGSRFSGLIQQENHPPKQNPTQQPEIIIPLDQPAGQAAVSSLCVGKGTRLGETWSREDIGLKASLQLCMDKDSQDVHQVLNELKNKFQEMRKLISSMPGIGVSPEQQQQQLQNLREQVRTKNELLQKYKSLCMFEIPKE from the exons ATGAAGACACATCTCCAAGGTGACTCTGTGCTCGGGAGCGAGGATGTATCGTGTAAATTTGCTTACATTCAAGGACGTGTGCTCTTTCCTGTTGTTTGGGTCCGGAGAAAGTTTTCCCAAGCAGGGCTTGCTGATATTTTCAACCTTGTACAGTCAAACAGCATTGCTGCTGAGGTCCCAGCGTATGGCTCCATGAGTG GCAGCTGCGTTCTCCTCCCGCACCTCCTCACCCCTGCCTGTCCGTGCCCTCCAAGAGGGAGTCGCTTCAGTGGTTTGATCCAGCAGGAAAAccacccaccaaaacaaaacccaacccaacaacCTGAAATAATTATTCCTTTGGATCAACCAGCTGGACAGGCAGCTGTCAGTTCTTTATGTGTGGGGAAGGGAACAAGACTTGGGGAGACCTGGAGCAGGGAGGACATCGGTCTCAAAGCCAGCCTGCAGCTATG CATGGACAAGGACAGCCAGGATGTTCACCAGGTGCTGAATGAGCTCAAGAACAAGTTCCAGGAGATGAGGAAGCTGATCAGCTCCATGCCCGGCATCGGTGTgagcccagagcagcagcagcagcagctacagaaCCTGCGGGAGCAGGTCCGGACCAAAAACGAGCTGCTGCAGAAGTACAAGAGCCTTTGCATGTTTGAAATCCCCAAGGAGTAG
- the MED9 gene encoding mediator of RNA polymerase II transcription subunit 9 isoform X1, with amino-acid sequence MANVVSFNTAAIRRAQPCCFDTDSAMKTHLQGDSVLGSEDVSCKFAYIQGRVLFPVVWVRRKFSQAGLADIFNLVQSNSIAAEVPAYGSMSGSCVLLPHLLTPACPCPPRGSRFSGLIQQENHPPKQNPTQQPEIIIPLDQPAGQAAVSSLCVGKGTRLGETWSREDIGLKASLQLCMDKDSQDVHQVLNELKNKFQEMRKLISSMPGIGVSPEQQQQQLQNLREQVRTKNELLQKYKSLCMFEIPKE; translated from the exons ATGGCAAATGTAGTCTCCTTTAACACTGCCGCTATTcgcagagcccagccctgctgttttGACACTGACTCAGCCATGAAGACACATCTCCAAGGTGACTCTGTGCTCGGGAGCGAGGATGTATCGTGTAAATTTGCTTACATTCAAGGACGTGTGCTCTTTCCTGTTGTTTGGGTCCGGAGAAAGTTTTCCCAAGCAGGGCTTGCTGATATTTTCAACCTTGTACAGTCAAACAGCATTGCTGCTGAGGTCCCAGCGTATGGCTCCATGAGTG GCAGCTGCGTTCTCCTCCCGCACCTCCTCACCCCTGCCTGTCCGTGCCCTCCAAGAGGGAGTCGCTTCAGTGGTTTGATCCAGCAGGAAAAccacccaccaaaacaaaacccaacccaacaacCTGAAATAATTATTCCTTTGGATCAACCAGCTGGACAGGCAGCTGTCAGTTCTTTATGTGTGGGGAAGGGAACAAGACTTGGGGAGACCTGGAGCAGGGAGGACATCGGTCTCAAAGCCAGCCTGCAGCTATG CATGGACAAGGACAGCCAGGATGTTCACCAGGTGCTGAATGAGCTCAAGAACAAGTTCCAGGAGATGAGGAAGCTGATCAGCTCCATGCCCGGCATCGGTGTgagcccagagcagcagcagcagcagctacagaaCCTGCGGGAGCAGGTCCGGACCAAAAACGAGCTGCTGCAGAAGTACAAGAGCCTTTGCATGTTTGAAATCCCCAAGGAGTAG
- the MED9 gene encoding mediator of RNA polymerase II transcription subunit 9 isoform X5, giving the protein MASGGSAARAAEEPPPPEPPAEQKPPPQPPAQEEFSFLPLVHDIIKCMDKDSQDVHQVLNELKNKFQEMRKLISSMPGIGVSPEQQQQQLQNLREQVRTKNELLQKYKSLCMFEIPKE; this is encoded by the exons ATGGCCTCGGGGGGCTCCGCTGCCCGCGCcgccgaggagccgccgccgcccgagcCTCCCGCCGAGCAGaagccgccgccgcagccgccggcGCAGGAGGAGTTCTCCTTCCTGCCGCTCGTCCACGACATCATCAAATG CATGGACAAGGACAGCCAGGATGTTCACCAGGTGCTGAATGAGCTCAAGAACAAGTTCCAGGAGATGAGGAAGCTGATCAGCTCCATGCCCGGCATCGGTGTgagcccagagcagcagcagcagcagctacagaaCCTGCGGGAGCAGGTCCGGACCAAAAACGAGCTGCTGCAGAAGTACAAGAGCCTTTGCATGTTTGAAATCCCCAAGGAGTAG
- the MED9 gene encoding mediator of RNA polymerase II transcription subunit 9 isoform X3, producing the protein MASGGSAARAAEEPPPPEPPAEQKPPPQPPAQEEFSFLPLVHDIIKWVPQMCSRAIRSPSSDVLQPRSNSFALLLPAGVSGKSVRGTWHSPKLTSTLSHTSTWVVFGSPGGAGPPTTQHGQGQPGCSPGAE; encoded by the exons ATGGCCTCGGGGGGCTCCGCTGCCCGCGCcgccgaggagccgccgccgcccgagcCTCCCGCCGAGCAGaagccgccgccgcagccgccggcGCAGGAGGAGTTCTCCTTCCTGCCGCTCGTCCACGACATCATCAAATG GGTGCCCCAGATGTGTAGCAGGGCAATAAGGTCACCTTCCAGTGATGTTCTTCAACCTCGCAGCAACTCCTTTGCCCTTCTTCTCCCAGCTGGAGTTTCTGGGAAGAGTGTCAGAGGGACCTGGCACAGCCCCAAGCTCACTTCCACTCTGAGTCACACCAGTACCTGGGTGGTGTTTGGGTCACCAGGCGGTGCGGGTCCTCCCACAACCCAG CATGGACAAGGACAGCCAGGATGTTCACCAGGTGCTGAATGA
- the MED9 gene encoding mediator of RNA polymerase II transcription subunit 9 isoform X6, translated as MASGGSAARAAEEPPPPEPPAEQKPPPQPPAQEEFSFLPLVHDIIKCWSFWEECQRDLAQPQAHFHSESHQYLGGVWVTRRCGSSHNPAWTRTARMFTRC; from the exons ATGGCCTCGGGGGGCTCCGCTGCCCGCGCcgccgaggagccgccgccgcccgagcCTCCCGCCGAGCAGaagccgccgccgcagccgccggcGCAGGAGGAGTTCTCCTTCCTGCCGCTCGTCCACGACATCATCAAATG CTGGAGTTTCTGGGAAGAGTGTCAGAGGGACCTGGCACAGCCCCAAGCTCACTTCCACTCTGAGTCACACCAGTACCTGGGTGGTGTTTGGGTCACCAGGCGGTGCGGGTCCTCCCACAACCCAG CATGGACAAGGACAGCCAGGATGTTCACCAGGTGCTGA
- the MED9 gene encoding mediator of RNA polymerase II transcription subunit 9 isoform X4, translated as MASGGSAARAAEEPPPPEPPAEQKPPPQPPAQEEFSFLPLVHDIIKCWSFWEECQRDLAQPQAHFHSESHQYLGGVWVTRRCGSSHNPGAYTQQTFVILPSPKRDTEFKQRENLACSVVMF; from the exons ATGGCCTCGGGGGGCTCCGCTGCCCGCGCcgccgaggagccgccgccgcccgagcCTCCCGCCGAGCAGaagccgccgccgcagccgccggcGCAGGAGGAGTTCTCCTTCCTGCCGCTCGTCCACGACATCATCAAATG CTGGAGTTTCTGGGAAGAGTGTCAGAGGGACCTGGCACAGCCCCAAGCTCACTTCCACTCTGAGTCACACCAGTACCTGGGTGGTGTTTGGGTCACCAGGCGGTGCGGGTCCTCCCACAACCCAG GTGCCTACACACAACAAACATTTGTAATCTTACCTTCCCCAAAGAGAGATACGGAGTTCAAACAGAGGGAGAACTTAGCCTGCTCCGTGGTAATGTTTTAA